The following is a genomic window from Mycobacterium parmense.
GTCGGGTTTGGGCGGCGGCGACGCCGCGACCGCCTTGCGGGCCCGCGAGGCCAGCTGCCGCGCGGCGGTCTCGGTGGTCGCGAGCACGCGGGCCACCTCGGCGAACGGCACGGCGAACCCGTCGTGCAGGACGAACGCCACGCGCTGATCGGGCGAGAGCCGCTCCAGCACCACCATCGCCGCGAACCTGGCGTCCTCGGCGGCCACCACGGCCGCCAGCGGATCCGAGCGGTCGAAGCCGGTCACCACCGGCTCGGGCAGCCAGTTGCCGGTGTAGGTCTCGCGGCGACGCGCGGCCGAGCGCAGCTTGTCCAGCCCGAGCCGGCTCACCACGGTGGTCAACCAGGCCTGCAGGTCGGCAATCGGTTGGTCCTGGGCGTCCCAGCGCAGCCAGGCCTCCTGGACGATGTCTTCGGCATCGGCCACCGTTCCGGTGAGCCGGTAGGCGACCGCCATGAGATGCGGTCGCAGGGCTTCGAATTGGGCGACCTGCTGGGTGGAGGTCATACGCCGAGCGTAGCCCGGCGCCAACCGGCGAGTGTGAAACCATCGGCACGCTCGGCGCGCAGTGTGACGGTGGCGCTACGTTCGCCGACGGGCCGCGTTACGCTCGCGGCGATGACCAACCACCTCTGGCTGCACTTCTCGCGGCACGGCCCGGACTGCACGCCGCCGGTCATCGTCCGCGGCGAGGGGGTGACGATCTACGACGACCGCGGCAAGAGCTACCTCGACGGGCTGTCCGGGCTGTTCACCGTCCAGGTCGGGCACGGCCGCGCGGAGCTCGCCGAGGTCGCCGCCCGGCAGGCGGGCACGCTGGCGTTCTTCCCGCTGTGGGGGTACGCGACCCCGCCGGCGATCGAGCTGGCCGAGCGTCTCGCGCATTACGCCCCCGGCGAGCTGAGCCGGGTGTTCTTCACCTCTGGCGGCACCGAGGCGGTCGAGACCGCGTGGAAGTTGGCCAAGCAGTACTTCAAGCTCACCGGCAAACCCGGCAAGCACAAGGTCATTTCGCGGTCGGTCGCCTACCACGGCACCACCCAGGGCGCCCTGGCGATCACCGGGTTGCCGCGATTCAAGGCGCCGTTCGAGCCGGTGACGCCCGGCGGCTTCCGCGTGCCCAACACGAACTTCTACCGCGCGCCCGAGCCGTTCAGAACCGGTGAGCGCACCGACCCGAAAGCCTTCGGGCAGTGGGCCGCCGACCGGATCGCCGAGGCGATCGAGTTCGAGGGGCCCGAGACCGTGGCCGCGGTGTTCCTGGAACCGGTACAGAACGCGGGCGGCAGCATCCCGCCTCCCCCAGGCTATTTCGAACGCGTGCGCGAGATCTGCGACGAATACGACGTGCTGCTGGTCTCCGACGAGGTGATCTGCGCGTTCGGCCGGATCGGGTCGATGTTCGCCTGTGCCGACTTCGGCTACGTGCCCGACATGATCACCTGCGCAAAGGGTTTGACGTCCGGCTACTCGCCGCTGGGCGCGATGATCGCCACCGAGAAGCTGTTCGAGCCGTTCGACGACGGCGTCACGACGTTTCCGCACGGCTACACCTTCGGCGGCCACCCGGTGTCGGCCGCGGTCGGGCTGGCCAACCTCGACATCTTCGAGCGCGAGGGGCTCAACGACCGCGTCAAGGCCCGGGCGCCGGCGTTGCGCGCCACCCTGGAGAAGCTCTACGACCTGCCGATCGTCGGCGACGTGCGCGGCGAGGGGTACTTCTACGGCGTCGAACTGGTCAAGGACCAGGCGACCAGGCAGACCTTCTCCGACGAGGAGCGACGACAGCTGCTCGCCCGGGTCAACGCGGGGCTATTCGAGGCGGGTCTGTACTGCCGCACCGACGATCGCGGAGATTCGGTCATCCAGCTGGCGCCGCCGCTGATCAGCGGGCAGGACGAGTTCGACGCGATCGAATCGATCCTGCGCGCCGTGCTGGCCGAGGAGTCCGAACGGCTCTGAACTGCCGGGGCGCGCCGTCACCCGCCGGGACGTGAGGGGCCCCGGCACTGAGTAACATCCGCCCCAGCAGTCACAGCGCGGCTCCCGGGGATCGCGGCCCCGATCGCTTACTGTGCACAGACGATGACCGTCTTACGCTCCGCGTCATGCCTGGCCGCGGCCGTTGTGTTGATGGCCGCCCCGGCGGCCCTCGGCGTCCCCGCCGCGAGCGCCGAACCGGGCCCCGAAGCCGCGCCCTCGTGCCCGTACCGGGTGAACACCCCGCCCGCAGTGGACTCGTCGGAGGCGCCCCAGGCCGGTGACCCGCCGATCCCGCTCCCGGTGCCGCCCAAGCCCGTCGGCGGGGATGCGCTGGGCAGTTGCGGGATCGTCGCCGCGCCCGGCACGCCGCCGCTGCCGACCGACGTCTCGGCCGACGCCTGGCTGGTGGCCGACCTGGACAGCGGGGCGGTGGTCGCCGCGAAGGATCCGCACGGCCGGCACCGCCCGGCCAGCATCATCAAGGTGCTCGTCGCGATGGCCTCCCTCAACTCGCTGAACCTCAACAAGTCCGTCCCCGGCACCGCCGACGACGCGGCCGCCGAAGGTACCAAGGTCGGCGTCAACGAGGGCGGGACGTTCACGGTCAACCAACTGCTGCACGGGCTGCTGATGCACTCCGGCAACGACGCGGCGCACGCGCTGGCCATGCAGCTCGGCGGCATGCAGACCGCCGTGGAGAAGATCAACGTGCTGGCCGCCAAGCTCGGCGGCAAGGACACCCGCGTGGCCACGCCGTCGGGCCTGGACGGGCCCGGCATGAGCACGTCGGCCTACGACATCGGCCTGTTCTACCGCTATGCGTGGCAGAACCCGACTTTCGCCGACATCGTGGCGACCAAGACCTTCGACTTCCCCGGCCACGGCGACCACCCCGGCTACGAGCTGGAGAACGACAACAAGCTGCTCTACAACTACCCGGGCGCGCTCGGCGGCAAGACCGGCTACACCGACGACGCCGGGCAGACGTTCGTGGGCGCGGCCAACCGCAACGGGCGGCGCTTGATGGCGGTGCTGCTGCACGGGACGCGGCAGCCGATCGCCCCGTGGGAACAGGCCGCGCACCTGCTCGACTACGGCTTCGGCACCCCGCAGGGCACCCAGGTCGGCTCGCTCATCGAGCCCGACCCCTCCCTGCTGCCCGCCAAGCACGACGCCGCGGGCGACCAGCAGGGCGCCGCCCAGGCCGGCGCCCTCGTCCCGTCGGCGGACGCGGTGCCGGTCCGCGTCGGCGTGGGTGTCATCGGCACGATCATCGTGTTTGGATTGATCATGGCCGCGCGCACCATGAACCGCCGACCGCAGCATCGTTGAGCGCCCGACCGCGAAGCCTGCGGCCCGCCCTCACCGCCGCGAGCGTCGGTGTCATCTACGGCTACGACCTGTCCATCATCGCCGGGGCGCAGCTGTTCGTCACCGAGGATTTCGGCCTCACGACGCGGCAACAAGAGCTGTTGACGACCATGGCGGTGGTCGGCCAGATCGCCGGCGCGCTGGGCGCCGGCACCCTCGCCAACAGGGTCGGGCGCAAGGCCTCGGTGGTGGCGGTCCTCGCCGCGTACGCGGCGTTCGCGCTGCTGGCCGCGTTCTCCGTGTCGCTGCCGATGCTGCTGGTGGCGCGCCTCCTGCTGGGCGTGGCCATCGGGGTGTCGGTGGTGGTGGTCCCGGTGTACGTGGCGGAGTCGGCGCCGGCGGCCGTGCGCGGCTCGCTGCTGACGGCCTACCAACTGGCGATCGTCAGCGGCCTCATCCTGGGCTACCTGACCGGTTACCTGCTGGCGGGCGCACACGGCTGGAGATGGATGCTCGGGCTGGCCGTGGCGCCCGCGATCCTGTTGATGCCCTTGCTCATTCGCCTGCCCGACACGGCCCGGTGGTATCTGATGAAGGGCCGGCCCGCCGACGCCCGCGCCGCGCTGCTGCGCGTGGAGCCCGCCGCGAACGTCGACGGGGAGCTCGACGAGATCGGCCGGGCCCTGAGCGAAGGTGCCGGCGGACCGTCCGAGATGGTGCGCCGCCCGTATTCGCGAGCCACCCTGTTCGTGGTCACGCTCGGCTTCCTCATCCAGATCACCGGCATCAACGCGATCATCTACTACTGCCCCCGGATCTTCGAGGCGATGGGCTTCACCGGCAATTTCGCGCTGCTGGGGCTTCCGGCGCTGATTCAGGTCGCCGGCTTGGCGGCCGTGGGCACCTCGGTGTTGCTCGTCGACCGGGTGGGGCGCCGCCCGATCCTGTTGTCGGGCATCGCCATGATGATCGCCGCCGACGTCGTGCTGATCGCCGTGTTCGGCAACGACGCCAGGGGATTCGGCGGCGCGGTCGCCGGCTTCGCCGGCATCCTGCTGTTCATCGTCGGCTACACCCTGGGATTCGGCTCGCTGGGTTGGGTGTATGCCAGTGAGAGCTTCCCGACCCGGCTGCGTTCCCTCGGGTCGGCCACGATGCTCACCTCGAACCTGGTGGGCAACGCGATCGTCGCCGCCGTCTTCTTGACCATGCTGCATTCCCTGGGCGGCGCAGGGACGTTCGCGGTCTTCGCGGCGTTCGCCGTGATCGCGCTGGTCGTCGTCCACCGGTATGCGCCGGAAACCAAGGGCCGCCAGCTCGAGGACATCCGGCACTTCTGGGAGAACGGCGGGCGCTGGGAGGCCGGGTGCGACTGATCCGTGCCGGCGCCATGGTCCTCGACGGGCAGGTCCGCCGGCCGGCCTGGCTGGAGATCTCCGGCGGCCGGATCAGCGCCTGCGGGTCCGGCCCACCGCCGCGCCCGGCAGACCGTGCGTTCCCCGATTGCACTGTGGTGCCGGGGTTTGTCGACATGCACGTACACGGCGGCGGCGGCGCCTCCTACACCGACGCCGGCGGCGTCGCCGACGCCGCGGCATTTCACCTGCGGTACGGCACGACGACGACGCTGGCCAGTTTGGTCACCGCCTCCCCCGCCGAGCTGATCGCCGGTGTGCGCGTCCTGGCCGCGGCCACCCGGCAGGGCGTCATCGCGGGGGTCCACCTGGAGGGGCCGTGGCTGAGCCGCGCGCGCTGCGGGGCGCACGACCCCGACCGGATGCGCGATCCGGACCCCGCGGAGATCGACGCCGTGCTGGCGGCCGGCGGCGGCACGATCCGAATGGTCACGCTGGCGCCCGAGCTGCCCGGCGCGCAGGCGGCGATCCGGCGGTTCTGCGACGCCGGAGTCGCTGTGGCCGTTGGTCATACGAATGCAACATACGAGCAGACCGAACTGGCGATCGCCGCGGGGGCCACGGTCGGGACCCATCTGTTCAACGCGATGCGGCCGCTGCATCACCGCGAGCCCGGCCCGGCGCTGGCGCTGTTGGCGGCCCCGCAGGTGACCGTCGAGCTGATCGCCGACGGCGTGCACCTGCATCCGGACGTGATCCGGGCCGTGATCCACGCGGCGGGCGCCGACCGGGTCGCGCTGGTCACCGACGCCATGGCCGCGGCCGGGCGCGGCGACGGGACGTTTCGGCTCGGCGAGGTGACGGTCGAGGTCGTCGCCAATGTCGCACGCGTGCAGGGCACGTCGACCATCGCGGGCAGCACCGCCACCATGGACCAGCTGTTCCGGGCGGTCGCGGGCCTCGCCGGACTGCCCGCCGCGGTGCAGATGACCGCCGCCACCCCGGCGCGCGCGCTGGGGCTGCCGGGGGTCGGCGGCCTGCGGCCCGGCCACGACGCCGACCTCGTCGTGCTCGACGACGGCCTGCGCGTCGTCGACGTGATGCGGCAAGGGCGGTGGCGCGACGCCTAGCGCAGCCAACGGGTCAGCCGCGAAAAAGCCAGCGCACCAACGGCTCCCAGGCCCATCGCGGTCAGCGCCTGACGAGTGCTGAGGCCCTCGTCGAGCTGCACCCGCGGGGCGAT
Proteins encoded in this region:
- a CDS encoding sugar porter family MFS transporter; amino-acid sequence: MSARPRSLRPALTAASVGVIYGYDLSIIAGAQLFVTEDFGLTTRQQELLTTMAVVGQIAGALGAGTLANRVGRKASVVAVLAAYAAFALLAAFSVSLPMLLVARLLLGVAIGVSVVVVPVYVAESAPAAVRGSLLTAYQLAIVSGLILGYLTGYLLAGAHGWRWMLGLAVAPAILLMPLLIRLPDTARWYLMKGRPADARAALLRVEPAANVDGELDEIGRALSEGAGGPSEMVRRPYSRATLFVVTLGFLIQITGINAIIYYCPRIFEAMGFTGNFALLGLPALIQVAGLAAVGTSVLLVDRVGRRPILLSGIAMMIAADVVLIAVFGNDARGFGGAVAGFAGILLFIVGYTLGFGSLGWVYASESFPTRLRSLGSATMLTSNLVGNAIVAAVFLTMLHSLGGAGTFAVFAAFAVIALVVVHRYAPETKGRQLEDIRHFWENGGRWEAGCD
- a CDS encoding sigma-70 family RNA polymerase sigma factor; translated protein: MTSTQQVAQFEALRPHLMAVAYRLTGTVADAEDIVQEAWLRWDAQDQPIADLQAWLTTVVSRLGLDKLRSAARRRETYTGNWLPEPVVTGFDRSDPLAAVVAAEDARFAAMVVLERLSPDQRVAFVLHDGFAVPFAEVARVLATTETAARQLASRARKAVAASPPPKPDPAHDEVVGRLMAAMAAGDVDAVVALLHPDVTFIGDSNGKAPTAVHAIRGPDKVARFMFGLARRYGPAFVTSNQLALVNGELGAYTAGSPGGDGHRGMQPRIVAFAVRDGKVCAAWDIANPDKFSGSPLRSA
- a CDS encoding D-alanyl-D-alanine carboxypeptidase family protein, giving the protein MTVLRSASCLAAAVVLMAAPAALGVPAASAEPGPEAAPSCPYRVNTPPAVDSSEAPQAGDPPIPLPVPPKPVGGDALGSCGIVAAPGTPPLPTDVSADAWLVADLDSGAVVAAKDPHGRHRPASIIKVLVAMASLNSLNLNKSVPGTADDAAAEGTKVGVNEGGTFTVNQLLHGLLMHSGNDAAHALAMQLGGMQTAVEKINVLAAKLGGKDTRVATPSGLDGPGMSTSAYDIGLFYRYAWQNPTFADIVATKTFDFPGHGDHPGYELENDNKLLYNYPGALGGKTGYTDDAGQTFVGAANRNGRRLMAVLLHGTRQPIAPWEQAAHLLDYGFGTPQGTQVGSLIEPDPSLLPAKHDAAGDQQGAAQAGALVPSADAVPVRVGVGVIGTIIVFGLIMAARTMNRRPQHR
- a CDS encoding aspartate aminotransferase family protein, whose amino-acid sequence is MTNHLWLHFSRHGPDCTPPVIVRGEGVTIYDDRGKSYLDGLSGLFTVQVGHGRAELAEVAARQAGTLAFFPLWGYATPPAIELAERLAHYAPGELSRVFFTSGGTEAVETAWKLAKQYFKLTGKPGKHKVISRSVAYHGTTQGALAITGLPRFKAPFEPVTPGGFRVPNTNFYRAPEPFRTGERTDPKAFGQWAADRIAEAIEFEGPETVAAVFLEPVQNAGGSIPPPPGYFERVREICDEYDVLLVSDEVICAFGRIGSMFACADFGYVPDMITCAKGLTSGYSPLGAMIATEKLFEPFDDGVTTFPHGYTFGGHPVSAAVGLANLDIFEREGLNDRVKARAPALRATLEKLYDLPIVGDVRGEGYFYGVELVKDQATRQTFSDEERRQLLARVNAGLFEAGLYCRTDDRGDSVIQLAPPLISGQDEFDAIESILRAVLAEESERL
- the nagA gene encoding N-acetylglucosamine-6-phosphate deacetylase, which translates into the protein MRLIRAGAMVLDGQVRRPAWLEISGGRISACGSGPPPRPADRAFPDCTVVPGFVDMHVHGGGGASYTDAGGVADAAAFHLRYGTTTTLASLVTASPAELIAGVRVLAAATRQGVIAGVHLEGPWLSRARCGAHDPDRMRDPDPAEIDAVLAAGGGTIRMVTLAPELPGAQAAIRRFCDAGVAVAVGHTNATYEQTELAIAAGATVGTHLFNAMRPLHHREPGPALALLAAPQVTVELIADGVHLHPDVIRAVIHAAGADRVALVTDAMAAAGRGDGTFRLGEVTVEVVANVARVQGTSTIAGSTATMDQLFRAVAGLAGLPAAVQMTAATPARALGLPGVGGLRPGHDADLVVLDDGLRVVDVMRQGRWRDA